CATCTAATTTAATATATTTATCAAAAGCAGATACATCATCAGTATATAACTCTTTCCATTCATTTATTTTCTTTTCTAAGTCTTTATCCTTAGGAGAAAATTCTCTATTTTTAATATATTCAAAAGTGATTTCATCAGGAGCAATAATTCCAGATTTACCTCCAGCTTCAATAGCCATATTACAAATAGTCATTCTTTCTTCCATAGATAAATTTTTTATAGTATCTCCAAAAAATTCGAAAGCATAACCATTTCCCAAACCGATTCCATAAGTCTTTATTAAATGTAAGATTATGTCTTTAGCATAAACACCTTTTTGTAATTTTCCTGTAATTTCAATTCCCATAGTCTTAGGTTTCTTTTGCCATAATGTTTGAGTTGCTAAAACATGTTCCACTTCACTTGTACCTATTCCAAAAGCTATTGCTCCAAAAGCTCCATGAGTTGCAGTATGGCTATCTCCGCATACAACAGTTTTTCCTGGAAGAGTAAGTCCTAGCTCTGGTCCTACCATATGTACTATTCCATTTCTTTCATTGAACATGTCAGCAAGTTCAATTCCAAATTCTTCACAATTCTTTTTTAAAGCATCAAGTTGTGCTTTTGAAGTCTCATCAACAATGTTATATCTATCTTCCATAATAGTAGGAGTATTATGATCCATAGTTCCAAAAGTTAAGTCAGGTCTTCTAACTTTACGCTCTGCAATTCTCAGTCCAGAAAAAGCTTGTGGAGAAGTAACTTCATGGATTAAATGTAAATCTATATATAGAAGTTGTGCCTCACCTTCATTTCCTGTAATAACATGCTTTTCCCATACTTTGTCAAATAAAGTTTTCATACAAGTCTCCTTAATCTTGATAAAGTCTATTAAGTGCATTTATATAGGCTTTTATACTAGCTTCAACTATATCTGTACTTTGTGCTCTACCAATGTATCTTTTCCCATTCTTTTCAATTATAACAACAACCTGTGCCTGTGCATCAGTGTCACCTGTTATTGATTCAAGTTTATATTCTTCTAAAACAAAATTATCATTTAAAATTCTATTGATTGCCTTATAAGAGGCATCAACTGGTCCACTACCATAAGAAGCTGAAACTTCTTTTTCTCCATCTAGTAGAATATTTATTTCTGCCTTAGTTTTAGAATCTTTTCTGCTTATTTCAAATTGTTCAAGAGAAAGTCTACCTTTTACAATTTCTGCTGCATCTCCACTTACTAAGGAAATAATATCATCATCTAAGACATATTTTTTTCTATCAGCTAAATTTTTAAATTCTGCAAAAAGTTGTTCTATCTTTTTATCATCAAAACCACTTAAACCAAGATTATTTAATTTATCAATAAAAGCGTGTTTTCCTGACAATTTTCCAAGTACAAGGCTATCAACATTTCTACCCACTGTTTCAGGTTTCATAATTTCATAAGTTTCTGGATTAGCCAGTACTCCATGTTGATGTATACCAGATTCATGAGAAAAGGCATTAGCTCCAACAATAGCCTTATTTGGTTGAGTTGTAACCCCTGTTAATAGACTAACTAATTTACTTGCTGGATAGATTTGTTTTGTATCTATATTTGTTGTATATTCCTCAAATAAGTCTTTTCTAGTTTTCAAAATCATAACAACTTCTTCAAGAGAAGTATTTCCAGCTCTTTCTCCTATTCCATTGATAGTACATTCTATTTGAGTTGCTCCGGCCTCAATAGCTGCTATTGAGTTTGCAACTGCAAGTCCTAAGTCATTGTGACAATGTACAGAAATATCAATATTTTCAATACCTTTAATATTATCTTTTAAATATTTAATAGTTTCAAACATTTCATTAGGAGTTCTATATCCAACAGTATCTGGAATATTTATAGTTGTAGCTCCTGCTTTTATCGCGGTTTCATATACTTCCACAAGATATTCTTTTTCTGTTCTCATTGCATCTTCTGCTGAAAACTCTATATCTTCTACAAAAGATTTTGCATATCTGACCATTTCATCAACTGATTTTAAAATTTCTTCTTTAGACATCTTTAACTTAAATTCTCTATGTACAGGAGAAGTAGCTATAAATGTATGTATTCTAGGTTTAGCAGCTTTTTTAATAGCTTCAGCTGCAACTTCAATATCACTTTTAACTGCCCTTGCTAAACTGGTAACAGTTGAATTTTTAATATTTTCTGCTATTAATTGAATAGCACTAAAATCTCCAGGTGAGGCAGCAGCAAAACCTGCTTCTATAATGTCAACTCCTAAGGATTCTAATTGTTTTGCAATTCTCAATTTTTCTTTGGCATTAAGATTAACTCTAGGTGTTTGTTCACCATCTCTTAATGTAGTATCAAAAATTTTTATATGTTTCATAACCTCACCTCAATAATCCTTACATTTTTTCTCCACGGCTCATAGCAAGGATACCTGTCTTTGCCATTTCTAAAACGCCATAATTTTCCATCATATTAACAAAACCTCTTAACTTTTCTATATCTCCTGTCAGTTCTATAACAACTGACTTTGGAGAAACATCAAGGATGTTCCCACGATATATATTAGCAATTTGTACAATTTGAGATCTTGTTTTTTCATCAGCTTTTACTTTTAAAAGCATAAGTTCTCTCTTTATAACATCTTTTTCAGGGAATATCTTAACTTTAACAACATCTATAATCTTATAAACTTGTTTTTGAATTTGATCCAGAGATTCTTTATCCCCATCAACTGTAAGAGTAAGTCTTGCATACCCCTCTTTATTTGTAACACCAGCAGACATCTTTTTAACAAAATATCCTCTTCTGTTGAAAAGAGACATTATTCTTGCAACAATTCCATTGGTATTTTTAGTAATTATTAAAATATGATGTTCTTTATTCATTTTCTAAAACACCTCTTTTTCCAACTATTTGAGTGACATCTTTTCCAGCAGGTATCATTGGATAAACATTCTCTTCTTTTTCAATAATGCATTCAACTAAAACTGGTTCATTAGATTCTAAAATTTTCTTTA
Above is a window of Fusobacterium massiliense DNA encoding:
- a CDS encoding 2-isopropylmalate synthase, whose amino-acid sequence is MKHIKIFDTTLRDGEQTPRVNLNAKEKLRIAKQLESLGVDIIEAGFAAASPGDFSAIQLIAENIKNSTVTSLARAVKSDIEVAAEAIKKAAKPRIHTFIATSPVHREFKLKMSKEEILKSVDEMVRYAKSFVEDIEFSAEDAMRTEKEYLVEVYETAIKAGATTINIPDTVGYRTPNEMFETIKYLKDNIKGIENIDISVHCHNDLGLAVANSIAAIEAGATQIECTINGIGERAGNTSLEEVVMILKTRKDLFEEYTTNIDTKQIYPASKLVSLLTGVTTQPNKAIVGANAFSHESGIHQHGVLANPETYEIMKPETVGRNVDSLVLGKLSGKHAFIDKLNNLGLSGFDDKKIEQLFAEFKNLADRKKYVLDDDIISLVSGDAAEIVKGRLSLEQFEISRKDSKTKAEINILLDGEKEVSASYGSGPVDASYKAINRILNDNFVLEEYKLESITGDTDAQAQVVVIIEKNGKRYIGRAQSTDIVEASIKAYINALNRLYQD
- the leuC gene encoding 3-isopropylmalate dehydratase large subunit; translated protein: MKTLFDKVWEKHVITGNEGEAQLLYIDLHLIHEVTSPQAFSGLRIAERKVRRPDLTFGTMDHNTPTIMEDRYNIVDETSKAQLDALKKNCEEFGIELADMFNERNGIVHMVGPELGLTLPGKTVVCGDSHTATHGAFGAIAFGIGTSEVEHVLATQTLWQKKPKTMGIEITGKLQKGVYAKDIILHLIKTYGIGLGNGYAFEFFGDTIKNLSMEERMTICNMAIEAGGKSGIIAPDEITFEYIKNREFSPKDKDLEKKINEWKELYTDDVSAFDKYIKLDVSNLVPQVTWGTNPEMGINITDNFPEVKDLNYEKAYKYMDLTPGDSPKNINLKHVFIGSCTNGRLSDLEVVAKIIKGKKVHPNIKAVIVPGSQMVKKQAEEKGFAKIFLEAGFEWREAGCSTCLGMNPDLIPSEEHCASTSNRNFEGRQGKGARTHLVSPAMAAAAAIYGHFIDVRELKEVQE
- the ilvN gene encoding acetolactate synthase small subunit, which translates into the protein MNKEHHILIITKNTNGIVARIMSLFNRRGYFVKKMSAGVTNKEGYARLTLTVDGDKESLDQIQKQVYKIIDVVKVKIFPEKDVIKRELMLLKVKADEKTRSQIVQIANIYRGNILDVSPKSVVIELTGDIEKLRGFVNMMENYGVLEMAKTGILAMSRGEKM